A stretch of DNA from Simkaniaceae bacterium:
TCAAAAAGTTCGACTAAATGTATAATTTTATAGTCAACATCTGAAAAATAGTCAAAGGACATCTTTCCTCTCCCCCGTCTCATTTGAACCGTGGTAAACCCTAACTCCTTAGCCGGAGTCAGATCGAGACCGACCCGATCGCCACAAACAATCACGTCTTCTAAATGAGTGGAAAATTTTTTAGCGAGCGATTGATAGTGCTCTTGCTTCGTGTTTTGACAAAAAATAATTTCAGAAAATAGCAGGGGATCGATTCCGCTTCGCTCTAGCTTTTCTCTTTGAAAGACTTCATCCCCTCGAGAAATAAGACATACATAATGCGAGTCGGCAAGAATTTTTAAACTTTCCTGTGTTGTCGCATAACTTTCAACATCAAGATCTTCTAGATCCGAGTCATTTAAATCCGAATGAATTGAGAGATAATGGGCAGGCTCCAGCTCGTTAATCTCCGAAAATTCTTCCAACGCCGCTGCACTGGAAGAGGACATCATATCCATACGCATCAATTGATGTGTGAATTCATGATCGGAAGGAAAAAGCTTTAGCATTCCCTTTTGAAGCTTAAAAGGGACAATTGCCTCAGACGTCTTAATCAAAGTGTCGTCTAAATCAAAGATGATCAACAATTTTTATTAACTCTTGTGCTAGTTTTCTTGAGTCGTGACGAATTAAGTTGCGTTTTAGCAGATCATTTTTTGTAGGCTCAAATAGCTTACCTAGTAATGGGGCATTAATGACACGGTCATTTTTAATGTCACTTTGAACAAGCTCCCCCTCTTCGGCATAAACTTTAATCAGGGATTCGGGTGGGAGTTGATCATTCACTAAAATGTAGTCAAGACAATCCTCACCTAGATAACGAACAACTTCATTGACATAATCACTGACTTTAAAATGCGTTGTTTGCCCTAGGCGATTCATTAAATTAACGACAAACACCTTTTTTGCATGAGAGGATCGAATCGCATCGCTAATGCCGTTGACGAGTAAATTAGGAATAATAGAAGTATGCAGCCCACCGGGACCAATGATAACAAGATCTGCATTTATAATCTCTGCAATAGCATGAGGATTTGCTTTGGGATACGGCTCTAAGTAAATACTGGAATAACCTTTATCGATATCCTGAGAGAGATAAATTGCTTTTTCTCCATCTAAGACCTCACGATTTTTCAAAATCATTTTGAGGCGCACCTGATGCGTTGTCACGGGAATGACTTTACCTTTGATATAGAGAATCCGCCCCATCTCCTCAACGGCTTTTTCAAAGCTTCCGGTAACCTTTTCAAGAGCTGACAAGAACAAGTTTCCAAAACTATGTCCACCTAAGCCCCCATTTTCAAATCGATAGTTCATCAAAGATCGCATGAGCCGGGATGAGTTAGAAAGGGCCACTAAACACTGCCTTACATCCCCGGGTGGTAAAACACCAAGATCATCGCGCAAAATTCCGGTACTCCCCCCATCATCGGCCATTGAAACAATAGCGCTGATATCGAGGTGATATTTTTTGAGCCCTCGTAGAACAGTAAAATTACCCGTTCCTCCACCAATGACGACGACCTTCTTCATGATTTTGCGAGGCCTCTCAACCTTTGAATTTTTTCGCGCATATCGCCTTCAAACATATAAGTTCCAACAGCTAGATCATTAGCACCGGCTTCGATGCAGAGCTTAGCCGTTTTTTCATTGATTCCCCCATCAACTTGAATAAGAAAATCATCGAGATTTTTATTTTCTTCTTTTTCCGTTTTATTGCGATCGAGCATGACCCCTCCCTCGCGAATATCGAGCTTATCACATAGATCGCGCGTAAAGCGGATTTTATCGAGCATTTCCGCAATAAAAGTCTGACCTCCAAATCCGGGATGGACGGTCATGATCAAAAGTTTATCGCATTTATCGAGGTACTTTGGAATCATTGACTCAGATGTTTCGGGACAAAAAGCCAATCCCGCTTTAACATTGCATTTTCGGATAAATTTTAATGTATCTTCTACATCTTCAGTTGCTTCAAAATGAAATGTGATCCCATCCGCTCCGGCCTCAATAAGTCGCACGATATAGTCAAAGGGATTATACACCATGATGTGCACGTCTAAAAATAAGTTAGTTGCCCTATTGACA
This window harbors:
- the rpe gene encoding ribulose-phosphate 3-epimerase produces the protein MSRNVRIAPSILSADFGKLADEAKRIEDAGADAIHFDIMDGHFVPNLSLSPKSLEAVNRATNLFLDVHIMVYNPFDYIVRLIEAGADGITFHFEATEDVEDTLKFIRKCNVKAGLAFCPETSESMIPKYLDKCDKLLIMTVHPGFGGQTFIAEMLDKIRFTRDLCDKLDIREGGVMLDRNKTEKEENKNLDDFLIQVDGGINEKTAKLCIEAGANDLAVGTYMFEGDMREKIQRLRGLAKS
- a CDS encoding YvcK family protein, yielding MKKVVVIGGGTGNFTVLRGLKKYHLDISAIVSMADDGGSTGILRDDLGVLPPGDVRQCLVALSNSSRLMRSLMNYRFENGGLGGHSFGNLFLSALEKVTGSFEKAVEEMGRILYIKGKVIPVTTHQVRLKMILKNREVLDGEKAIYLSQDIDKGYSSIYLEPYPKANPHAIAEIINADLVIIGPGGLHTSIIPNLLVNGISDAIRSSHAKKVFVVNLMNRLGQTTHFKVSDYVNEVVRYLGEDCLDYILVNDQLPPESLIKVYAEEGELVQSDIKNDRVINAPLLGKLFEPTKNDLLKRNLIRHDSRKLAQELIKIVDHL
- a CDS encoding HAD family hydrolase, producing MLIIFDLDDTLIKTSEAIVPFKLQKGMLKLFPSDHEFTHQLMRMDMMSSSSAAALEEFSEINELEPAHYLSIHSDLNDSDLEDLDVESYATTQESLKILADSHYVCLISRGDEVFQREKLERSGIDPLLFSEIIFCQNTKQEHYQSLAKKFSTHLEDVIVCGDRVGLDLTPAKELGFTTVQMRRGRGKMSFDYFSDVDYKIIHLVELFDIIEEVKRKNFLRKL